A region of Stegostoma tigrinum isolate sSteTig4 chromosome 3, sSteTig4.hap1, whole genome shotgun sequence DNA encodes the following proteins:
- the LOC125451276 gene encoding caspase activity and apoptosis inhibitor 1 isoform X1 produces MAGKKSAREKKRKRSRGEESHSERRWPSSEAGTNESGRIASEREMTNETSDLEEGGLDLSVALKPISCYISDRKEMLEQCFRVIGERKLQKMLPDILKNCSVEEIKALCLEQLTLLSDKKLLQIIEGDDFGSSDTEEEVGENDRYKKLETESQQDNNIDSTSSFKECSEQKAPELKQGGGSGDESDALSINAETYDSDIEQNCNDQEDNTDVVPQKSTAARAGVEDEIQKDIEKSVKEILGLSSSITGRRQSAGSPNPDRDGLQPSAQQLELLELEMRARAIKALMRAGDTKTQP; encoded by the exons ATGGCGGGTAAGAAGTCGGCGAGGGAGAAGAAGCGCAAACGGAGCCGCGGCGAGGAGAGTCACAGCGAGCGGAGATGGCCCAGTAGCGAGGCCGGCACCAATGAG TCAGGAAGAATTGCTTCAGAAAGAGAGATGACCAATGAGACCAGCGACTTGGAGGAAGGGGGCCTTGACCTTAGTGTTGCCTTGAAGCCAATCAGTTGCTACATCTCTGACAGGAAAGAAATGTTAGAGCAATGCTTCAGAGTCATAGGGGAGAGAAAACTTCAGAAAATGCTCCCTGATATTTTAAAG AACTGCTCTGTAGAAGAAATTAAGGCTCTCTGTTTGGAGCAGCTGACACTTCTGTCTGATAAGAAACTTCTCCAGATTATTGAAG GTGACGACTTTGGTTCTTCTGATACtgaagaggaagtgggagaaaatGACAGGTACAAGAAATTGGAAACAGAAAGTCA acAGGATAATAATATCGATTCTACATCTTCCTTTAAAGAATGCAGTGAACAAAAGGCACCTGAACTGAAACAGG GTGGAGGCTCTGGGGATGAAAGTGATGCCCTTAGCATTAATGCTGAAACGTACGATAGTGACATAGAACAAAACTGCAATGATCAGGAAGACAACACAGATGTGGTACCTCAGAAAAGTACGGCTGCTCGTGCTGGTGTTGAAGATGAAATACAAAAAGACATTGAAAAGAGCGTAAAGGAGATTTTAGGCCTGTCGAGCTCCATCACAGGGAGACGTCAATCAGCTGGTTCTCCTAATCCTGACAGGGATGGTCTTCAGCCTTCAGCACAGCAACTGGAATTACTTGAGTTGGAAATGCGGGCCAGGGCAATTAAAGCTCTCATGAGAGCTGGTGACACCAAAACACAACCTTAG
- the LOC125451276 gene encoding caspase activity and apoptosis inhibitor 1 isoform X2 — protein sequence MTNETSDLEEGGLDLSVALKPISCYISDRKEMLEQCFRVIGERKLQKMLPDILKNCSVEEIKALCLEQLTLLSDKKLLQIIEGDDFGSSDTEEEVGENDRYKKLETESQQDNNIDSTSSFKECSEQKAPELKQGGGSGDESDALSINAETYDSDIEQNCNDQEDNTDVVPQKSTAARAGVEDEIQKDIEKSVKEILGLSSSITGRRQSAGSPNPDRDGLQPSAQQLELLELEMRARAIKALMRAGDTKTQP from the exons ATGACCAATGAGACCAGCGACTTGGAGGAAGGGGGCCTTGACCTTAGTGTTGCCTTGAAGCCAATCAGTTGCTACATCTCTGACAGGAAAGAAATGTTAGAGCAATGCTTCAGAGTCATAGGGGAGAGAAAACTTCAGAAAATGCTCCCTGATATTTTAAAG AACTGCTCTGTAGAAGAAATTAAGGCTCTCTGTTTGGAGCAGCTGACACTTCTGTCTGATAAGAAACTTCTCCAGATTATTGAAG GTGACGACTTTGGTTCTTCTGATACtgaagaggaagtgggagaaaatGACAGGTACAAGAAATTGGAAACAGAAAGTCA acAGGATAATAATATCGATTCTACATCTTCCTTTAAAGAATGCAGTGAACAAAAGGCACCTGAACTGAAACAGG GTGGAGGCTCTGGGGATGAAAGTGATGCCCTTAGCATTAATGCTGAAACGTACGATAGTGACATAGAACAAAACTGCAATGATCAGGAAGACAACACAGATGTGGTACCTCAGAAAAGTACGGCTGCTCGTGCTGGTGTTGAAGATGAAATACAAAAAGACATTGAAAAGAGCGTAAAGGAGATTTTAGGCCTGTCGAGCTCCATCACAGGGAGACGTCAATCAGCTGGTTCTCCTAATCCTGACAGGGATGGTCTTCAGCCTTCAGCACAGCAACTGGAATTACTTGAGTTGGAAATGCGGGCCAGGGCAATTAAAGCTCTCATGAGAGCTGGTGACACCAAAACACAACCTTAG